A single Natronorubrum sediminis DNA region contains:
- a CDS encoding DUF1616 domain-containing protein — protein sequence MSHETTTPTRFSAVRQYPIDLAAVSIVAVIAYVLVTSYAEGSVLRLLATFPLALFLPGYALVSVLFPAAERTSRQPRTAGGDPTDPHRPSGYVRGIDWLERLGLSFAISLAIVPLVAIALPFTQWGLTTEPIAASLVIITVVLAQLGVVRRLRTPKPERFIGSPLESFSQLRRDESAVATASSIVLVLAVGLAAGALLVAFLAPLSTGGFTELALYGEDDDGDLVAGEIDDEIEAGESVTATVSIDNQEGEETDYTVVIQEQVVEDDSVEERSDLEELETTLDDGTTGTDELTVTPTADEGETVRMSVLLYADEVPDEPTNENADEDTYFWVTLE from the coding sequence ATGAGTCACGAAACCACGACGCCGACGCGGTTCAGCGCAGTCCGACAGTACCCGATCGATCTGGCGGCGGTCTCGATCGTCGCCGTGATAGCGTACGTACTCGTCACCTCCTACGCCGAAGGGAGCGTTCTCAGGCTACTCGCAACCTTCCCACTCGCCTTGTTCCTGCCGGGATACGCGCTGGTCTCGGTGCTCTTTCCAGCCGCCGAGCGAACGTCGAGACAGCCGAGGACGGCGGGCGGCGACCCAACCGACCCCCACCGACCGTCAGGCTACGTCCGCGGAATCGATTGGCTCGAGCGACTCGGGCTATCGTTCGCGATCTCGCTCGCGATCGTCCCGCTCGTCGCCATCGCATTACCGTTTACGCAGTGGGGACTCACGACCGAACCGATCGCCGCAAGCCTCGTGATCATCACGGTCGTGCTGGCGCAACTGGGCGTCGTCCGCCGACTGCGAACGCCGAAGCCGGAGCGATTTATCGGCTCGCCACTCGAGTCGTTCTCACAGCTTCGACGAGACGAGAGCGCCGTTGCGACGGCGTCGTCGATCGTGCTCGTTCTCGCAGTCGGGCTGGCGGCGGGAGCCCTCCTCGTTGCCTTCCTCGCCCCATTATCGACGGGCGGATTCACCGAGTTAGCTCTCTACGGCGAGGACGACGACGGCGACCTCGTCGCAGGGGAGATCGACGACGAGATCGAGGCGGGCGAGTCGGTGACGGCGACCGTCTCGATCGACAACCAGGAAGGCGAAGAGACCGACTACACGGTCGTGATCCAGGAGCAAGTCGTCGAAGACGACAGCGTCGAAGAGCGAAGCGATCTCGAGGAACTCGAGACGACCCTCGACGACGGAACGACCGGGACGGACGAACTCACCGTGACGCCGACCGCGGACGAAGGTGAGACGGTCCGGATGAGCGTCCTGTTGTACGCCGACGAGGTGCCCGACGAACCGACGAACGAGAACGCCGACGAGGACACGTACTTCTGGGTCACGCTCGAGTGA
- a CDS encoding PadR family transcriptional regulator: MHDLTGFQRDLLYVIAGADQPSGQTVKDEVEKYYSSEINHGRLYPNLDTLVNKELVEKGQLDRRTNYYAITDSGRERIDERREWEEQYLDF, encoded by the coding sequence ATGCACGATCTGACCGGCTTCCAACGAGACCTCCTATACGTAATCGCAGGTGCTGATCAACCGTCAGGACAGACCGTCAAAGACGAGGTTGAGAAGTACTATAGCTCGGAAATAAATCACGGGAGGTTGTACCCGAATCTGGATACGCTCGTCAACAAAGAGCTGGTCGAAAAGGGCCAACTCGATCGGCGAACGAACTATTATGCGATCACTGACAGTGGTCGTGAACGAATCGACGAGCGTCGTGAATGGGAAGAACAGTATCTCGACTTCTAG